TAAGCTTCCTTTGAAATTCGGGATCGAGATGTCCGGGTTAGTGGGACTCAACAACGCAAAATACAACAGGGTGGTCTTCAACATATCCGAAACCGCATTCACCTACTTCACTTACTCCATCTCCTTCCCCTGGAACCCGGTCAAGGGACTGGTCCTGAAGCCGAACGCGCACGTGTCCGCGTTTTTCGCGCAGAAATTCAGAGATGCCACACAGTTTCCGGTCCAAGTATGGGGCGGGCTGAACGTCGCATATCAGTTATGACCAACGCAGTAATCGCCCTTTTCATACAGCCTCCTCATCGTGATCTCTTGCGTTAACGGCCCCTTTTTTCATCATCACATCTCCCGGATCAACAGCCGCTATCAAGGGAATAGATGCCTGCCCACTCCCCTATTGACCGGATGCCTGCGGCCTGCAATTCTCCGCTCTTCGATGCCCACGACCCTGCTCACAGGCCAGATAAATTCAGGCAAAACCTCAAGGGTTTTGGAACTCCTGAGCCAATGCGACCCGGGCCGCACCGGGACGATCGTTGTCCCGGATCGAGCGACCGCAGCGGAGCTGAGGCGTCGCTTTTCCCGGAATTTGAGAGGTCCGCTCAAGGCGCTCCGCGCTGACGCGATCCGGGACTGGCCGGACTTCGTGCGGAAGATGGCCTCCCCTTTGCTCCCGGTCGCGACGAGACAGCACTCCGTCCTCGTGGTCATGGGGCTGCTCGCGAAGATCAAACTCCCCTATTTCGGCGTCTCCGCGCGCTCTTACGCCACTGCGACGGGCTTCGTCCGTACGATACTCGCGCTCAAGGAGAACCTGATAGGGCCCGACGAGTTGGAGGGGGTAATATCAGGGATCGGGGAGCCGTGCCTTCGCGAGCGCGACCTGATCCGGGTGTACGAGGGGTATGATAAGGAGCTCTCGCGCCTCGGCATGCTCGACGAGGGCGACCTAACGATCCTCGCGATAAAGAACGCGATCGAAGGCGCGGCACCGCTCCGCGAGATGCGGGCGATCATGTTCGATGAATTCGCCATGCCGACCCCTGCGCTCCTCGCGATGGTCCGAGCGCTGGACGCGAGGCTCAAGAAGGCCGGGATCGTGGTCACCTGCCCGGCCGCGGCCTCGGAGGAAGAGCGGCCCTTTGCCTCATGGCTCGCGCGCGCGAGAGACGTCTGGCTCGCGGCCATCTGCGACGAACAGAGGCTCGACGCTGCGAACGCAGGGGCGCCTCGAATCTCCGTGCTCAAGGCCGCCTCGCCCATGCAGGAGGCCAGGCACGTGGCTAACATCCTGGCGAAGGAAGGGCTCGCTGCCGGCGATTGCATCGTCGCCGTGCGGCACGGGGATTCTTTCCTGGAGTGGTTCCTCTCCGAGGCCCACTCCATGGGGATCCTGCCCGAACACCCCACGCTTGACGGCGCAATGGGATCGCCCCTAGCACACGAGCTGATCTCCCCGGATTTCGTCGAGCGCCTGCCTTTGCACGCCACGCTCGCAAAGTTCGCGGCGGAGATGCAGAAGATCGCCCGCGTCGGGGAGCGAGTTAAGCCCTGGATCGCGGGGCTCAAACAACGGCGCGGGCACGGCAGGGTCGCAGCGCGCAGCCTCACCGCAGCCGAGGCGATCGGAGATTCCCTGGGCTCGCTCTCGACCGCGGCCGGCTTTCTCGGCGAGATTAGGATCAGCCGTGAACAGTTTGCGCAGCTCCTCTCTCAGGATTTGAGCGGGCGCACCGCCCCTGCCACCATGATCGATTCCGTGCTCCCCTTCCGCCTCCACGCGGCGGGTCTCCCTCTCTCGTGCGAGGCAAGCCGCGTCATCGTGCCGCGCATGATCGAGGGAAGCTTCCCGGCGAGGATGGGAGAGAGCCTCTTCTTCGCCGACTGGAAGGAGGAATCGATCCGAAGGATATTTCCTGACGCCGAGGATATGCACGCCAGGGAATCGTACGCGTTCGAGACCATGCTGAAGAAATGCACCGGCGAGGCGACCCTCATCATGCCCGCCGTGACCGACGAGGGCAAGGAGACAATCCCCTCCCCATTTGCCGACCGGTTCCTGAGCCCGGGCGAAGCACCCGAGGCGCTGGGCACATGCGTGCTCGGCCGCAAGAA
This region of bacterium genomic DNA includes:
- a CDS encoding PD-(D/E)XK nuclease family protein; translation: MPTTLLTGQINSGKTSRVLELLSQCDPGRTGTIVVPDRATAAELRRRFSRNLRGPLKALRADAIRDWPDFVRKMASPLLPVATRQHSVLVVMGLLAKIKLPYFGVSARSYATATGFVRTILALKENLIGPDELEGVISGIGEPCLRERDLIRVYEGYDKELSRLGMLDEGDLTILAIKNAIEGAAPLREMRAIMFDEFAMPTPALLAMVRALDARLKKAGIVVTCPAAASEEERPFASWLARARDVWLAAICDEQRLDAANAGAPRISVLKAASPMQEARHVANILAKEGLAAGDCIVAVRHGDSFLEWFLSEAHSMGILPEHPTLDGAMGSPLAHELISPDFVERLPLHATLAKFAAEMQKIARVGERVKPWIAGLKQRRGHGRVAARSLTAAEAIGDSLGSLSTAAGFLGEIRISREQFAQLLSQDLSGRTAPATMIDSVLPFRLHAAGLPLSCEASRVIVPRMIEGSFPARMGESLFFADWKEESIRRIFPDAEDMHARESYAFETMLKKCTGEATLIMPAVTDEGKETIPSPFADRFLSPGEAPEALGTCVLGRKKEGLAKKRMEGPNTGVLNSPEAREIVRERFVEAELNPTALERYANCPFAFFAQDVLRAVEPLEETPQIRGFDRGRIVHEILARFYRDHAKTALAARSAGRFDEETRHTVRTIADEIWEERKDTLEYVKPGLKEREIEEIASMALMVIRAEGDEASRISSPLIPREFEWEFSKKKGNALKINVKGEEPLYVRGRVDRIDVDRDKSRFLVIDYKTGKEEQVVNRIESGSHLQLPLYISAVKSALFPEAVAMGGLMFEIREAAISGDGKKTAGKTKGLVLGEFEGACYRVGRAHSKIDAERMDKLISAAEGKSAEFASSIRKGMFPPSNEAKCEWCDYGDICRHKKVSAD